The sequence below is a genomic window from Glycine max cultivar Williams 82 chromosome 20, Glycine_max_v4.0, whole genome shotgun sequence.
ATTGTGGTACTGATATTTTCAGGTCTTTAGAATGGTACCCTGTTGGTGTtcattaaaagagaaagaaggttTTCAACAACCCAAAAAGAGATTGGAAAAGTAATTTAACATATGGTCAGGACTAAAGGTGTTGACTGTTGAGTAGTGGGTTGAAGCATGATGATCTAGTCAGCCTCATATATAAAGGAACGATGAACTAATGGGCATATCAATGACAACATATTAAATGTCAAcgcaataaaaaattagttgctATATAGCTTAAATAAAGGAGCAATGAATTAATGAGCATatcaatgatgatgatgataaatgTCAATGCAACCAAAATGATTTGTAAATAGAGCTTAACAAGTTATACACTTATACTACACAAGCAAAACCAGAGAGTTAAGAGAAGTTCATCCCACCATGTATTTTGCACTTGTTGAAAATGATATAGTTGCTGACCTTAACAACAGTCAGATTGTATTCCCATGTGCATGGAGACTGATAACTTAAAAGTCTATTCATAAGAGCATGCATTCCAAAACCAAAAGTATCCTTAAACAATACGTACTAATCTCAGATTTCTTAATTTATGCATTTTTCATTGTATTTAAGCTTTTCCCAAGTTCGATGGCACACAAAACTGGAATATTATTTATGACAGTCAATCCAGTTTTGTGAATGGAGAAAACCCAAATAACAAGTGTTATAATTTATAGACAGACaattgccccccccccccccccccccccccgataTACACTACCAGATCAACTAATAAATGATCCTAGGCATCTCAAAAGAAAAAGGGCATAAAAACATCTGTGATGAAAAATGGTGTAACAGGAAGGAAAGAATTAGAAACACCTCCACCACCAATAAAACTAAATATCTTAGCTAGCATTCTCCTTTACTATCACCTATATGTATCATGAAATCATTATCAGGTTGCATCTTTTCTCCTCAACTCTCAATGCCATAGTTTCCCATTCTACCTTTCTGACAGAGAGAGTGGATAAAGCTCATGGTCTAGGGATAAGCATGTTCTCATTTCTAATGCTCACATCTTGCTTTGCTTCATTTACAGAATCACagtgaaataaatattattgatcCACCCATGTCACTAATTATCACAGCATCAATtagtaattatcattatcataccGTATAAAGAGACAGTTTCCTTCATCAATCTGAAGCTGGAATCAACGACTTGCTTGACGGATGCATGAACAGCAGAAGACAAGGTAGGCCCTGCACCTACTGTACTGCCATGGGAAAGTAAAAGGAAACCTTGCAGGGTGTTGAAATATGATGCCATATTTTCCTCAACTGCTTTGGCATCTGGCTTCTCTCCAGTCCACAGCATTCCCActgcagaaaagaaagaagacacatttaattacataaaaaaatccaTGCATTCATGCCTacataagtgaaaaaaaaaatcccacgGAATATCCTAATAGTGCATTTCACAATACAAAAAAGGCAAGAAAAAAACGAATAGAAATGTTTCTCCTTTGGCAGTCTAAATGATTTCATTCATTTATGAATAAATTGAATTGATgacaacacaaaacaaataaaaagaatgaagtttgggagtgATAGAAGAGAAAATAGAGAAAGGGCAATCGAAATAGAAAAGGTGGACCCGTGGTAGCTTGTTTTGAGACTTGTTCAGCCATCTTAATGACATCGTCCCAGGTGACTTTGGCGGAAGAAGAAGATGGCGGTGTTTGATCCAAAACCTAACAGGGAGGATAAGAAGGagattcagatgatgatgatgatagtagagagagagagagagagagaggaataataataataataatacctgGAGGGTTTCATGGATAGTAGTAAGGTGGGAACCTAGGAGAAGATTCAGgtgttctttctctttcttcgaTTTTACggccatcttcttcttcttcactgcACAAACGGGGGTGACGGCGTTGGGAACTAGTGTTGTGCTGCTTAGACCCTGGGAATTGGGATTGGCCACTGACATAGgggtttaagtttatttttataaaggatcgaatttgaatattattgaaatgatttaatcttaaattaaatatattacttatttgtgttttataattacttttctttcatctttataaaccatcaaattaaaaattaaaaataaatcgtACTCCTATATACACTATTTACTTGAAAAGATTTTATACGGTtgattaactttttaataaataatcgtATTTTAAAATCTAcgattgaatttaaaaaaaaaaacttatcacgctgataatatttttaaaaacaaatgtttattttatatgattaaaatttataagaaaaaatagtttttattatataattcaagatttgaatttgaaactatttaaaaaaaagtatactaaattgatttacatattcagttgttatataaattatattaaattagaatatttgtaaattatattttgagtttATAATCAAAAATTTCAATTGTAACATCAAATTGTTTTAAactgttgaatttttttaaaaaaaaaagttattaaagttCAATTTAGATACAAGgatgaaaaagtaaataaatctaaaaaaaatagatggttAAGAAAACTGAgtgtagaaatttaaaaaaaaaagttatttgaaaTGGTTGGAAAATAATAGTATatgaaattcatatttaaaaaaggcaagagaaataatattaaaaatggtcGATTGAAAGAGCGAGTCTAAATTTATATTCGGcttaaatttgatttgtttagaacatttttttaatgtatgtaGTTAGGGCTAAATAGcaaaactcaaattaaattatatttacatttgGAGTACTATTTGCATATACAATTTAAGTTTAGTAAATTTGTTTGACAAATCCAGAAATCTGCTCGGTTACATTGCATATTGAGTGGAAGAACTCTAATTTATCATTGTTATATACAAAGATGTTATTGGAAATTGAAGTGCTGCTCGTGAATTCATCCAGTTGCCTCTACTTCACGTTACAGAACCTTAACTAAAATTGGattgagaaaaaataacaaatcaatACCATTACACTTGTCTCGTTATGAGAACTTTTCCCTCCTCTAACTCTAAATTTTGATCTTTTGTGCCCCCAAAGTTAGATGATTTACCAATACCAACTAAACAGGCTGACAGGTTTAAGGAATTTTCTCCATTTGCTAAAACTAATCCATCTTCTACAGCAAAACTTCTCTGAAATGTCCTTTCCCTTGCTTTAATTGCCTGCAATCTCAGGACACTCGAGCAATGAGTACTCTTCAGTCAGTACTACTACTAGTAGTACATATGTGCTATAAAAATACGTACTAGTAG
It includes:
- the LOC100800265 gene encoding uncharacterized protein isoform X2, which codes for MSVANPNSQGLSSTTLVPNAVTPVCAVKKKKMAVKSKKEKEHLNLLLGSHLTTIHETLQVLDQTPPSSSSAKVTWDDVIKMAEQVSKQATTVGMLWTGEKPDAKAVEENMASYFNTLQGFLLLSHGSTVGAGPTLSSAVHASVKQVVDSSFRLMKETVSLYGYHSKDLKISVPQLVGAVWEACSALKKTPSTNITAIGRGMTQVAVSVKDVLREMKELKPVSCDDQVDEAAGESCAEAASEPHDDNSSEGDLGNDLSPEEMKVAERAIEGGWPVGNM